From a single Rosa rugosa chromosome 7, drRosRugo1.1, whole genome shotgun sequence genomic region:
- the LOC133719685 gene encoding uncharacterized protein LOC133719685, which yields MDMKKITVASIVVVAFVSLVMAAKDMPKDAHAPKSAHAPNAAHAPKGSTFVPASAPRDSSHTPAPAPSSATSTSRSIIESFAGAALMSFFAYYVQN from the coding sequence ATGGACATGAAGAAGATTACCGTCGCCAGCATTGTTGTTGTTGCCTTCGTAAGTCTTGTCATGGCTGCTAAGGATATGCCCAAGGACGCACATGCCCCCAAGAGCGCCCATGCCCCCAATGCTGCTCATGCTCCCAAGGGCTCAACTTTCGTCCCAGCTTCGGCCCCTAGGGACTCGTCTCATACCCCTGCCCCGGCCCCTTCAAGTGCCACATCCACTAGCAGGTCCATTATAGAGTCTTTTGCTGGTGCAGCCCTTATGTCTTTCTTTGCCTATTATGTGCAGAATTAA